The genomic stretch CCAGATTGTGACAACGAACCCAACCTGTATCGGGGTCGGCATTGATGAAGATTCAGGTGTTGTTCTGAAGGGAGACGGGACTATCGAGGTAATCGGTACAGGGCAAGTCATTATCGTTGACGGCAGCGATATCGCCCAATCCAACATAATAGACATTAAACCTGGAGGACCCATTGCCGTGGAAAATGTGCGCATTCACTCCTTAGTGAATGGATATGGATATGATTTCAAAAACAGGCGTTTTTTAGCCCCGTCAAACAACAATCCGGTGTAGAGAGATGATTGAGATAAAAGAGTTACGAGCATTACAAGGCCCCAATAGACATACTCGCCATTCGGCAATATTCATGGTTCTGGATATCAAAGACTACGAAAGTCAGCCTTCAGACAAGATAGAAGGCTTTTCGACTCGGCTATTGGAACTTATTCCAAGCCTTCAAGAGCATGGATGCTCCATTGGAAAACCTGGTGGCTTTGTCCAACGGCTTGAGGATGGAACCTGGGCCGGTCACATTATAGAGCATATCGCCATTGAGCTGCAATGTCTGGCCGGAATGGAGGTCGGCTATGGGAAGACCTTGAACACAGCGAAAAAGGGAATGTACATCGTAGTGTTCCGCTACCTCGTAGAATCCGTGGGGTTACAGGCGGCAAAGAAAGCGGTCTCCCTGTTCGAAGCTCTAGCGGCAGGAGAGAGCTTCGACATCAGCCAGGTTGTTTTCGATCTCAAGGTACTGCGCGAAGATGATATGCTGGGACCGACCACCTGGAGCATTGTTAAAGAAGCCAAGTCAAGAGGTATTCCTTTTATTCGTCTGAATAAAGATAGTTATATTCAGTTGGGGTACGGTGCCCATCAGAAAAGGATTCAGGCTTCCATAACAAGTCAAACTTCAGCCATTGCCGTGGAAATCGCCGATGACAAGACAAGTGTGAAGGAGCAGCTGAAAAAATCAGGGATTCCAGTTCCCAAGGGCCGAATGGTTGCAACGGAAGAAGAGGCAATAGCCGTATTCAATGAAATCGGAGTCGCTGTTGTTGTCAAGCCGAATATAGGAAATCATGGTAATGGTTCCACCATCAATATTACCAGTCAGGATCAATTAAAAAATGCTTTCCAAGCAGCTAAAGCCTACTGTCCTGATGTAATTATTGAAGAATATATTCATGGCTTTGATTTTCGCCTGTTGGTCATCAATGGCAAGTTAGTCGCCGCAGCCAGACGAGAACCTGCTCATGTTATCGGCGATGGAATATCCCCCATCGAAGATCTCATTCAGAAAACCAATACAGATCCCCGTCGAGGGTTTGGTCATGAAAAAGTGTTAACACGAATCAAAATCGATAACATGACGGAACGACTCTTAACCATCAGAGGACTTTCACCGGATTCTTCCCCGGATAAAGGAAAGAAAGTGTATCTGAAGACAACCGCTAATCTTAGCCAAGGAGGGACTGCCACCGACGTTACTGATGAGGTAAACCCCGAGATCCGTCTCATGGCTGAACGAACCGCTCGGATTATCGGTATGGATTGTGTTGGAGTAGACGCGCTAGCGCGTGACATATCGCTTCCCCTGGATCAATCCGGTATACGGGTGGTTGAAGTAAATGCAGCACCCGGCTTCCGGATGCACCTAGATCCGACAAACGGCAAAGCTCGTGCTGTTGCCAAACCGCTGGTGGATATGCTGTTCCCCAACGGGTACGCTCAGGTTCCTGTTGTGGCCGTAACCGGGACAAACGGAAAAACAACGACCTGTAAACTGCTTACACATACCTTGAAGTATTCGGGAAAAAATGTTGGCCTAGCCTGCACCACCGGTATTGAAATTGACGGGCACCCTATCTTGACCGGAGACTACAGCGGCCCTGAGGGAGCGGGCATTGTGGTCAGAGAACCGACGGTGGACCACATCGTCCTGGAAGTCGCCCGAGGGGGAATTGTTAGACGGGGTCTCGGGGTTGATGAAGTTGACGTGGGTGTCCTGCTCAATATAGGCAAGGACCATATCGGAACAGACTGGATCGAAACCCAGAGAGATCTGAGTCTGGCCAAGTCCACAGTCGTGGAAGCGGTCAAAAAATCAGGAATTTCAGTTCTCAACGCAGATGACGCCGTGACCATGAGCGTTTTGGATCGTGCCTGCGGCAATATCATTTTATTTTCTCTTCATCCTGATAATCCGACACTGGGAGAACATATAAAGGAAGGGGGAACTGTTGTCACAGTCGACAAACGCAATGTTATCATTCGAAACAGCGAACTGGATATCATTATCTGCGAGCTTGAAAAAATTCCTATCACCTTTGGAGGAATCGTTGATTTTAACATCTCCAATGCTCTCGCCGCTGTCGGGGCTCTGCATGGATTACATCTCCCTATAGAACAAATTCGCAATGGAATCATGACATTTCATCCTTCGGCCAACCAAAACCCAGGCCGAATGAATTTATTCGATTTTCAAAAATTCAAGGTTCTTGTCGACTATGGTCATAACCAGGAATCAGCTCAGGCCATGGCCAAGTTGTTGCCTCGACTCTCGCAGGGACGAAAAGTCGCCTTATGTCACGGAACAGGCAGCCGTACCGATGAACAAATCATTAAATACGGTACGGCCTTGGCCTCGGTCTTCGATTATATCGTTTTGGCTGATTTAGATCCCCGCAACCGGCCTCTAGGAGAGGCTATAGAACTAGTTCGCAAGGGACTGATCAAAGGAGGCTTCAAGGAAGAACATATCGAAATCGCTCCAGATCCTAAAAAGGCCGTGGATTGTCTTTTTGCAAAAGCTGAAATCGGAGACCTGCTGGTCGTTCATCCTGATGAACTCGAACCTGTTCTGAGTCAGGTTATGGAGCGATACCGGCAGATAGTGACGCTTATCTGATTGATGAAAGGCGATTTGTCTCGCCTTTCATTTCTCTTCTTTTAAGGCTGCGAGCCAAAGAAAAAAATCGGGGACACGCTTTTATTTCCAATCCCGGCTACTAGAAAAAACAGATCTGTCCGACTACAGCTGCCGGAACAGTCGGATGAAATCATCCGGTATCCCCGTATCAAAAGTCATGAGCTTATGGGTGAAGGGATGGGTGAAAGAAATTGAGCGGGCATGGAGGGCGAGCCGTTTTGCACCGACGTTTTTGGTCTCGTATTTCCTGTCTCCGGCGACGGGATGGCCTTTTTCCGCAAAATGGACGCGAATCTGGTGCTTGCGGCCAGTGAGAAGATGAATGTCAACCAAGCTGAACCGTGTTGACTCTTTTGAAACGTTGTAGGCCGTATGTGAGAGCTTCCCCTGAGCAGGATCACGAGTCGAGTAAACCTTCTGGGCTTTATTCTCGACCAGATAGGAGGAGATCGTTCCCTCTTTCTCCATCAGTTGACCGTGAACAATAGCCAGGTAGTGTTTTTCGGTATTTGCCCAATTTTCCTGCAAGAGTTTTTTGGTCTGTTCGCTTTTGGCAAAAAGAAGTACCCCGGAGGTGTCCTTATCAAGGCGATGAACCACGTAGACCCTCTTGCGTGATTTGGGATTACCCTTGCGGACATAATCATTGAGGAGATAATGAGCCGTTCTCGATTTTTCTCGATCAGTGCCGACGGTCAGCAGTCCAGCTGGTTTTACCACCACAATGATATCTTTGTCCTCGTGTAGGATGGGCAGGCCTCTTGGTTGATGCTTCTTGGGTGGCGGGTTCATTTTGGTCGTATTATTCAAGAGAGGAGAGTAGGTTGGATTGAGTGCAACGCACACTGTACACCGTAACAGGGGCAGGTACAATGCAATTTCTGTGTGGAGTTGGGGAGATCGGGGGATCAGGTGAGAGAGTTGCAGGGGGAGCCGCAGGCAGCCTTGAAGATGAGTAGATCTGTTGAGTGCAATGAAATCAGACAATTTAAGGAATGAGCTGTCCGCTTTCGTTTTACTCAAGCAGATCTACCCGGCTGATTAGCTGTGTTTACCGGTTTCGTCCGAACCAAATTTCTATACCGAAACGTGCATACGAGTCCGGCTGGGACTCCAGATATAATCCGTTATTCCGGTCCATATAGGAGACCGACAGATATTCCCCATAGAAGCGTAGGTCGGACAGCAGGATGTCAAACGTGCTGCAATTCTTTTTGCATCCGGTCTTTCTATCAAAAAACGGCTGCACAGCAATACCGCCTCCCAGTTCGTGAGCATTGCTCCACGGTTCCCGCGAATCAAAACCAAGCACTCCGTTCCAGCGACCGTAGATTCGGAAGCGCATCTCGTTGCGGTCAAGAGCGAGACCGGTTCGTGAGTACCACTGCAGGACTTCCTCCGGACCGTCTTCGGCAATACGATACTGAGAAAAGACATCCACATAAGCGGTTAAAGAGCCTTCTCCCATCCTGTGTTCCCCGTACCAATCGACAGCGAGCCGCAGAAGGTTTCCGTCCTGATCAAATTCGTCGGCAGAGTCATCAGTATACACAGTGCCCGGAGAGTATTCAGCAAGGACACGTATATTATTCAGCAGATCTGCCGCAACAGACTTCCGCTCTTTAAAAACGGGTCTGAAGGGTCTGAACCACAGACCGACACCGGGTTCAATATTGTTGATGAAAGAGAAACTGTCGCTCCAGGAATTTACTCCATGCCATACAATATAAGGGGTGAGATCAATATCTTCGTTAATCGTGTATCCGTAACGGAAGGTGTATCGGACGAACCCCTGTTCGCTGTAATCGTCATCAATGCCGCTGCGTGGTTCCTGATCACGGTGCTGTATATCAACCCAAGCTTCAATCTTTTTCGGACTCACAACGTGCTTTTCTATATGAGGAGAATCCTCGGCAAGCACTGAATTAATCAGAGAGAGAATGAAAATGGCTACTGCTAAAGAAAAAAAGCTGGTGTGCCTTGAAACTGAAAACATCTCCATGCCCCCCTGTGGATGTTTCATTCTTTGAACTTCTTATTCTACAGTGAAGTTAACCAGGTCGTCACTCCAAACTGTTATCCAATTCTCTGTATCTTTTATAAGGAATTTTATTCTATACCTCCCCTTGGGTAACTCTTCATTTATTTCTACTGATAAATTTCCATTATCATCCGTGGAGATTTGGTCGAAATCACAGTAGCCCTCACCGGTTGGTTCCCAAACTTTACAGCGTTCTTTCAGCTTCTCGTTGCTGCTGTGGTTAGCTATTCCATTAATGGTTAAAACATAGTTGTGATTTGTCTTGAGTCCTGAAGCTTGTAGCTCGCCTTTAAAACTGCCGATATTGCTTCTTTCATAATTAAGATTGGTGGTTATTTGTGCAGACGCCAATGCCGGAATAAAGGCAGCTGTCAGCACTGCTGTACAATAAATTGACTTCACCATTTTTTTCATTTTCTACCCCTTCTTCAGATATTAACTGTTTAGTGTGCAAGAGTTACTGTAACCTGACTACAGGTCTGTACACCTCCTGGAGGTACAGGAAGAATTTTTACATTTGTGGCCCTCAGTTCGCTCAACTTCTCATTAGCAGCTTTGTCAGCCAGCATAACCTCAATGGTGTATCTGTCCTTAATTTTTCCCCCGACAAACCGAAGCTCTGCTTTCCACTGTTTCTTATTATCCGGAGCCACAGGAACAAGATCAGTATACTGGTGCATATTAGGATTAAATGCTGTCACCCAAAGATAGGATTCTTTCGGATATTGGCTGACAGTACCACGAATGTTAAAGGGACTTGAAACATCCTCTCCGTTCACAGGAGCAGAAATATCCGGGGTAACCCACGGACAAGAATCCTCAACAGGTGGTGGTTTGATACCAACAGGTGCAGAACCGGAGAACCACCAAAACAGCACCACTAAAAATAATGCAGTTCCGCCGCTTGCCTGAATAGCGGTCTTTCCAACAGTGACAACGCTATCAGGAGTCATATTAATTGTAACAGCTCCGGTAAAAAAATATCCGAACAGCCCTGCCAATACTGCTGAGATTACAGCTAAGATTCTCTGCTTAAAGAGAGGAAGAGGATCAGGAGAAAATACAAACACCCCGATGAGAAACAGGAAAGCCAAGCTGCCAAAAATGAAGACTCCTATTATCTGTGACGAACGCTTATTCAACATAATTCTGTTTCCGTTTGAAGTAGTTGTGTACGGTAACCAATAATTATCAGAAATTTTTCTTTCATGACCTGTCTTCTTTGCTGATATCAGGTATGATTACCCCAGAAATTTTTACTGACTGCCTTCACCATTTCCTCCCTCCATGCGGATGCCGATTAATATCACTCAGCCGAGTCCCGCCCGCCATCTCGTATTCATTACTATCCCTGCCGTATTTCACTTTCACCCCGGAAAGCATCAGCGAAGACAGGTCGCGAAGCGCCTTAAAGTCATTGCCCGCAGATCGGCAGAACGTTCCTGAGCAATCAGCGATGACTCGGAATAATTTGCGTTTGCAGGCCATGAGACATCCTCCTTGCTGAAGGATTTTACCTGAGAGAAAAGGTAGTTGTAGGAATTTATCAACCGGTCTAAACTGTTTCCCGATACCTGTCAAGGAGTAAAAGAAATATTTGTCGAGGGAAAACAGGCAGAATATGCATGTTTTTCTTTCTGCGACAAAGGAATTTCACTCAATGATACTTTTTGACGGATCGATAAATAAGCCTTCTATTCGGTCAAACCTCAGACGAGAAGTTGGTGGGTGGAGCAAGTTGAGGAGGGCACTGATGCGGGAAGCAGAGAACGGGTGGTACCGTCCTTGACTTTGATCGCGTTCGGTAGACAGACCTGTTGAAAAGCAGGGAAGGGTTCCTGCCGTATGGTGGAGAATATACAGCAATACTGATTCGATAAAGAATTGCGGGGTACGAGGAGACGGCTGGTTACCTTTCAGGCACTGAACTTCAGCCGATCCGCAAGGCCCTGAAATGGCCTTATCGGTGGGTTGGAAACCTTCACAAAGAAAGATCAGGAGGACAAACCGAGACAGTTTTTCGCTTCAGACTCCGTCATCCCCGAATCGACAAGGGCCTGTATGGCCTTGGTCAGGGCCTTGCCTTGTTCTTCTATCACTTTTTCTTTCTTCTCTATCATTTCTTCCTTCTTTTCTATTACTCGTTCTTTGTTCAGTATGGTCCGCTCCAGAGACTCCAGCTCGTCAAGGATATCATCTTCCAGATCCATTGTCTCGCAGACATCTTCTTCAACCGCAGCCTTGAGCAGACGACGGACGACAATTCGGAATTCTTCGGGATAGGCCTCTTCGTCCAGATTGAGGAAATGCCGACTGTCTGATGTCTGCTGACTTTGGTCAAAGATACTGAGGAGGATTTCCAGATCGTTGCGGCGTTTTTTCCTGAGCCGGGGAATCTGGATGATGTAGCTGTCGTGGGTCAGGCTTTCGATGAACTCTTCTTTATGCGCCAATTCCTTCTGGGTAGCGGCATCAATGTAGCTGCGTTGCACCTTGACCACTGGGCTTTCGGTATGTTGGAGAGGATGTCCCAGGAAGTAGATGCAGATGATGGGCAGGGCTTTTTCTTCGGAATTGTCGTCAACTTGATAGACGTTGTTGGGATCCTGGTAATGGCCGCCGAGATATTTGCGAAAGCGCATGATATCCGTAGGCAGCTTTGCCTTTTGAATCTCGATCAGAGCCAGTTTGCGGCTGCCGTCCGGTTGAAGGATCACAGCTGAAAAGTCGATCCGAAAGACCGTGAGGTTCAGACCGATCTTTTTTCTGAACTCGGTGGGCTTGAACTCCAGGGTTTCGATTTCTTGATCAAGGATTTTGGAGAGGATCAGCTTGGCGATGCGCATATCGCCCATCAGGAATTTAAAAACAACGTCGTATATGGGGTTGGCTACTCGCATGATTGATCGGCCTGTTGGCTCTTGGTACGTCGTGAAAAATCGGTTTTTTTCTGTTTACGGAATCATCAAAGATGACGCACTATACAACGTGACAGGAAGAGACACAAATCAATGTTCGCGTGGAGTCAGGTGGATCAAGGGGGACTGGTGAGGGGGGGGACGGGGAGGAGCTACGGTATGAGCGGAGGACTAAGGACTAACCGTGAAGCAGAGGCGGCTAAAAAACTATAACCGCCTCTACTTATCGCCTATTCCCCGACAAGCGTCACTTCTTTCCCCTCATCATCAGCAGTCACCTTGCGGGTGGCACCGTCCTTCACTTTCATTTCGCTGTCAGCCTTCAGGGTTTGATTCTGGCTTGTACCCGCATCAATGGTAGCGGTAAAATTGCCGCCGTACTGATCAATCAATTCAACCTCAATCGCTGCGGAAGAGTTGTTTTTCAGGATGACATTGACCGCATCACCGGATGCCCAACTGATTGACGCCCCGATAAACATGGTGCAACCAACCAACAATAAGCAGATTGCTTTCCGTATTGAATTATTTTTGTGCATAGGGTTTTTCCTCTCTTTTTGAGATTGGTGATAAAGGGGAAAAGACTTTTTCCCGGAAAAAACTACTCGCCAAAGCTGTCCGCATAGAGTTGCTCAATAGCCTCTTTGCCGTCATCGCTCAGGTAACGGGTGCCGGAGCCGACATAGGTATCAAAGGCAATTTTGGGTCGATCCTCTGCCTGCCAGCTCTCATCCTTCCAACCGAACCAGCCTTGGCGGTTCTGATCATAAACATGGAGGGGACGGTTGAATAGTTTGGCCAGTTCCACGGCCCAGCCGGTTCCGCCCTTGACCGAATTATCGTCAAGAATGGTGCCGATAACAAAGACCTGATGTCCCTTATTGACTATATGAAAGATAGCCTGAAGCACCCTGCGGATTTTTTCCGTCTCATAATAGGTACGGTTCATCATTCTGGAGGCAATTTCCATGCTGATGTCACCACGTTGCAGGTCTTCTTCGGTTAGGGAGACCGCATTGCGGTCCCGATTGAGACGATGGCCCTCAAAGGTGAAGATGACTTCATTAAGATTGTATTTTTCCGCCAGTTCGCCGAACACGGTCTCGGCACCCTTGAGGCCGCCATGATATAATGTGCATTCTTCCGCCTTCATGATATCTTTCCTTAGTTTGAATTATTCTTAAAATGTTTTTTATATAAAAAATCTTGGTTATTTCTTCGAGTCATTGACCATTTTTTTTTGCTGTCCCGGCCCACTAGGCCGGGATGGGGGGATTCAGGCTGTGTGCTTTTATTTTTTTTCTGCTCGAAAAAAGACCCGCAACGGGGCAGGGTAGCCCTCTATTGTAAACTCAGGGTTCTGGTTGTCAATAAAATCCTGATAGGATTCGAAAACCATCCAGTCGGTTTGCCGCTGTTCCGTGCTGTTCATGGGATGCGAACAGAAGCATTTGATGTTAATAAAACCTGCTCGCTGCAACCAGTTATGCATGCAGGTCGCTGTGGGGACAAACCAGGTTCCCGGCACCTTGGCATAGGTTTTTTCCGGGAACAGAGCCACGGATTCCTCACCGGGAATGGCCTGGGATTCCAGGAGCAGGCAGCCGCCCGGCTTCAGGGCTGTGCGCAGATCACGCAGGGAATCAATGGGGGAAGGGCGATGATAGAGGATGCCCAAGCAGAAGATCACATCAAAGCAGGTCGGGAACAGGGGCAGGTGTTCTATCCCCAGCAGGTCGATGCAGAGATTCTCCAGCCCGGCAAAACCGTTCAGGGCCTTGAAGGTGTAATAATGATGGACATAG from Candidatus Electrothrix communis encodes the following:
- a CDS encoding RluA family pseudouridine synthase, producing the protein MSKTKADSSFLKLSDFIALNRSTHLQGCLRLPLQLSHLIPRSPQLHTEIALYLPLLRCTVCVALNPTYSPLLNNTTKMNPPPKKHQPRGLPILHEDKDIIVVVKPAGLLTVGTDREKSRTAHYLLNDYVRKGNPKSRKRVYVVHRLDKDTSGVLLFAKSEQTKKLLQENWANTEKHYLAIVHGQLMEKEGTISSYLVENKAQKVYSTRDPAQGKLSHTAYNVSKESTRFSLVDIHLLTGRKHQIRVHFAEKGHPVAGDRKYETKNVGAKRLALHARSISFTHPFTHKLMTFDTGIPDDFIRLFRQL
- the cphA gene encoding cyanophycin synthetase, with product MIEIKELRALQGPNRHTRHSAIFMVLDIKDYESQPSDKIEGFSTRLLELIPSLQEHGCSIGKPGGFVQRLEDGTWAGHIIEHIAIELQCLAGMEVGYGKTLNTAKKGMYIVVFRYLVESVGLQAAKKAVSLFEALAAGESFDISQVVFDLKVLREDDMLGPTTWSIVKEAKSRGIPFIRLNKDSYIQLGYGAHQKRIQASITSQTSAIAVEIADDKTSVKEQLKKSGIPVPKGRMVATEEEAIAVFNEIGVAVVVKPNIGNHGNGSTINITSQDQLKNAFQAAKAYCPDVIIEEYIHGFDFRLLVINGKLVAAARREPAHVIGDGISPIEDLIQKTNTDPRRGFGHEKVLTRIKIDNMTERLLTIRGLSPDSSPDKGKKVYLKTTANLSQGGTATDVTDEVNPEIRLMAERTARIIGMDCVGVDALARDISLPLDQSGIRVVEVNAAPGFRMHLDPTNGKARAVAKPLVDMLFPNGYAQVPVVAVTGTNGKTTTCKLLTHTLKYSGKNVGLACTTGIEIDGHPILTGDYSGPEGAGIVVREPTVDHIVLEVARGGIVRRGLGVDEVDVGVLLNIGKDHIGTDWIETQRDLSLAKSTVVEAVKKSGISVLNADDAVTMSVLDRACGNIILFSLHPDNPTLGEHIKEGGTVVTVDKRNVIIRNSELDIIICELEKIPITFGGIVDFNISNALAAVGALHGLHLPIEQIRNGIMTFHPSANQNPGRMNLFDFQKFKVLVDYGHNQESAQAMAKLLPRLSQGRKVALCHGTGSRTDEQIIKYGTALASVFDYIVLADLDPRNRPLGEAIELVRKGLIKGGFKEEHIEIAPDPKKAVDCLFAKAEIGDLLVVHPDELEPVLSQVMERYRQIVTLI
- the cmoB gene encoding tRNA 5-methoxyuridine(34)/uridine 5-oxyacetic acid(34) synthase CmoB; translation: MNDIQNSPPPYLDFFPDALQDDLQQVYTEKQAWVNQPKKGFLRYREPVEELTHIQASSLDLTGDTVRIGKREDLNDKEHEQVLQLLKGFMPWRKGPFSIFDIAIDSEWQSWRKWNRLLPEMPDLKDKVVADIGCNNGYYMFRMAAHSPKMVLGFEPYVHHYYTFKALNGFAGLENLCIDLLGIEHLPLFPTCFDVIFCLGILYHRPSPIDSLRDLRTALKPGGCLLLESQAIPGEESVALFPEKTYAKVPGTWFVPTATCMHNWLQRAGFINIKCFCSHPMNSTEQRQTDWMVFESYQDFIDNQNPEFTIEGYPAPLRVFFRAEKK